Proteins from one Neodiprion fabricii isolate iyNeoFabr1 chromosome 5, iyNeoFabr1.1, whole genome shotgun sequence genomic window:
- the LOC124182748 gene encoding protein maelstrom homolog isoform X2, which yields MPKKQQHNAFYFFMQDFRKTQEAQGKRFPGGLQEIATVCSPEWQKMTDQQKGPYEARAKNAKVKSGISGMKYTSQGVPITLIEKEAKRKQEFEDNMNDYIKMTVNMTGHIDELISKKFYFIHVNWLCRKLLPNGEGDFYPIEFAVAEFSLKDGVAKPYHEIIDLDVPMGYASDALQHSEATHKISPNPPGGEKNFGIMYQRLRNLLKPETVGDELPPLYTTRGVMEIVPGLLSRMAKTVGQTADIFRVYSLETLFYHIRNTAASKIDTVGFPALTIAEDQIHRDIFDYVSGIACDYHQNIDGATMHCSLSVVIRWAYTICDFCCLDVGIEMKPGAHCPLNTDMDRIRDLKEKRESDMDNLMAESVNRIRSMTGVTEEHRVKTSARTYKEDQERRQNFQPLKIIDHSKLLNSNVPDNKCDPNAPSTSIQSTSTLAKKVERPLRLPHGPSFAMSVSDTEKVPSMDQMNFPAIGGRGINLRKASTEKFPPIGRGRGGTFGN from the exons ATGCCGAAAAAACAGCAACATAACGCGTTTTACTTCTTCATGCAAGACTTCAGGAAGACGCAAGAGGCTCAAGGGAAAAGATTTCCCGGTGGCCTCCAAGAAATCGCCACAGTTTGCAGCCCGGAGTGGCAG AAAATGACGGATCAACAAAAAGGGCCTTATGAGGCTCGTGCCAAAAATGCTAAGGTAAAAAGCGGTATCAGTGGTATGAAATACACTTCGCAGGGGGTGCCAATCACACTCATAGAAAAGGAAGCCAAAAGGAAACAGGAGTTCGAAGACAATATGAATGACTACATTAAAATGACAGTCAACATGACGGGTCACATAGATG aGTTGATCAGCAAGAAGTTTTACTTCATTCATGTGAACTGGCTTTGTCGAAAGCTCCTTCCAAATGGAGAGGGTGATTTTTATCCCATTGAGTTCGCTGTCGCTGAGTTCTCGCTTAAGGATGGTGTTGCCAAACCTTACCACGAAATCATTGACTTGGACGTTCCAATGGGATACGCATCTGATGCCTTACAACACTCAGAGGCTACTCATAAGATTAGTCCCAACCCGCCTGgtggtgaaaaaaactttGGCATCATGTATCAGCGATTGAGAAACTTACTGAAACCTGAAACAGTTGGTGATGAATTACCACCACTCTACACAACGAGAGGTGTAATGGAAATTGTGCCCGGACTATTGAGCCGAATGGCTAAGACTGTCG GCCAAACAGCCGACATTTTCCGAGTTTATTCACTGGAAACACTTTTTTATCACATTCGCAACACTGCTGCATCAAAGATTGATACTGTCGGTTTTCCAGCGCTTACAATAGCAGAGGACCAAATACACAGGGATATTTTTGACTATGTGTCAGGTATCGCATGTGAT TATCATCAAAATATAGATGGAGCAACAATGCACTGTAGCTTATCTGTTGTGATTCGGTGGGCATATACCATATGTGATTTTTGTTGCTTGGATGTGGGCATTGAAATGAAGCCCGGAGCCCATTGTCCACTGAATACTGACATGGATCGTATAAGAGATTTGAAGGAAAAGCGGGAAAGTGACATGGATAATTTGATGGCTGAAAGTGTAAATCGAATCAGATCTATGACAGGg gtGACTGAAGAACATAGGGTGAAAACCTCTGCGCGTACTTACAAGGAAGACCAAGAACGgcgacaaaattttcaaccattaaaaattatagatCATAGCAAATTGCTAAATTCCAATGTACCAGATAACAAATGTGATCCGAATGCACCAAGCACTAGTATTCAATCTACTTCTACTTTAGCG AAGAAGGTGGAAAGACCGCTTCGGTTACCACATGGACCAA GTTTCGCCATGAGCGTAAGTGACACCGAGAAAGTACCGAGTATGGATCAAATGAACTTCCCAGCGATTG GTGGCAGAGGAATCAATTTGAGGAAGGCTTCTACCGAAAAGTTTCCGCCAATTGGCCGTG GTCGCGGTGGCACGTTCGgcaattaa
- the LOC124182748 gene encoding protein maelstrom homolog isoform X1 has product MPKKQQHNAFYFFMQDFRKTQEAQGKRFPGGLQEIATVCSPEWQKMTDQQKGPYEARAKNAKVKSGISGMKYTSQGVPITLIEKEAKRKQEFEDNMNDYIKMTVNMTGHIDELISKKFYFIHVNWLCRKLLPNGEGDFYPIEFAVAEFSLKDGVAKPYHEIIDLDVPMGYASDALQHSEATHKISPNPPGGEKNFGIMYQRLRNLLKPETVGDELPPLYTTRGVMEIVPGLLSRMAKTVGQTADIFRVYSLETLFYHIRNTAASKIDTVGFPALTIAEDQIHRDIFDYVSGIACDYHQNIDGATMHCSLSVVIRWAYTICDFCCLDVGIEMKPGAHCPLNTDMDRIRDLKEKRESDMDNLMAESVNRIRSMTGVTEEHRVKTSARTYKEDQERRQNFQPLKIIDHSKLLNSNVPDNKCDPNAPSTSIQSTSTLAQKKVERPLRLPHGPSFAMSVSDTEKVPSMDQMNFPAIGGRGINLRKASTEKFPPIGRGRGGTFGN; this is encoded by the exons ATGCCGAAAAAACAGCAACATAACGCGTTTTACTTCTTCATGCAAGACTTCAGGAAGACGCAAGAGGCTCAAGGGAAAAGATTTCCCGGTGGCCTCCAAGAAATCGCCACAGTTTGCAGCCCGGAGTGGCAG AAAATGACGGATCAACAAAAAGGGCCTTATGAGGCTCGTGCCAAAAATGCTAAGGTAAAAAGCGGTATCAGTGGTATGAAATACACTTCGCAGGGGGTGCCAATCACACTCATAGAAAAGGAAGCCAAAAGGAAACAGGAGTTCGAAGACAATATGAATGACTACATTAAAATGACAGTCAACATGACGGGTCACATAGATG aGTTGATCAGCAAGAAGTTTTACTTCATTCATGTGAACTGGCTTTGTCGAAAGCTCCTTCCAAATGGAGAGGGTGATTTTTATCCCATTGAGTTCGCTGTCGCTGAGTTCTCGCTTAAGGATGGTGTTGCCAAACCTTACCACGAAATCATTGACTTGGACGTTCCAATGGGATACGCATCTGATGCCTTACAACACTCAGAGGCTACTCATAAGATTAGTCCCAACCCGCCTGgtggtgaaaaaaactttGGCATCATGTATCAGCGATTGAGAAACTTACTGAAACCTGAAACAGTTGGTGATGAATTACCACCACTCTACACAACGAGAGGTGTAATGGAAATTGTGCCCGGACTATTGAGCCGAATGGCTAAGACTGTCG GCCAAACAGCCGACATTTTCCGAGTTTATTCACTGGAAACACTTTTTTATCACATTCGCAACACTGCTGCATCAAAGATTGATACTGTCGGTTTTCCAGCGCTTACAATAGCAGAGGACCAAATACACAGGGATATTTTTGACTATGTGTCAGGTATCGCATGTGAT TATCATCAAAATATAGATGGAGCAACAATGCACTGTAGCTTATCTGTTGTGATTCGGTGGGCATATACCATATGTGATTTTTGTTGCTTGGATGTGGGCATTGAAATGAAGCCCGGAGCCCATTGTCCACTGAATACTGACATGGATCGTATAAGAGATTTGAAGGAAAAGCGGGAAAGTGACATGGATAATTTGATGGCTGAAAGTGTAAATCGAATCAGATCTATGACAGGg gtGACTGAAGAACATAGGGTGAAAACCTCTGCGCGTACTTACAAGGAAGACCAAGAACGgcgacaaaattttcaaccattaaaaattatagatCATAGCAAATTGCTAAATTCCAATGTACCAGATAACAAATGTGATCCGAATGCACCAAGCACTAGTATTCAATCTACTTCTACTTTAGCG CAGAAGAAGGTGGAAAGACCGCTTCGGTTACCACATGGACCAA GTTTCGCCATGAGCGTAAGTGACACCGAGAAAGTACCGAGTATGGATCAAATGAACTTCCCAGCGATTG GTGGCAGAGGAATCAATTTGAGGAAGGCTTCTACCGAAAAGTTTCCGCCAATTGGCCGTG GTCGCGGTGGCACGTTCGgcaattaa
- the LOC124181950 gene encoding uncharacterized protein LOC124181950 isoform X1 produces MGKSGHKGHGRYWLSVKPPSRKRKFRERRNRLKAHAVALSTVCQDNVHLVNKQVANECNISGTAPQSSESADLKFQLDLYDQNIMDNQLKDVVAGEIVVNRIDDAYMVVMEEEPQEQATHQREKTSRKCTHGAEMQQGTDETGDIRSRLYDNNIWQVDNSCDGSFTDFIVKPAHVDEADIQNPGTRHTIDLKYMLSELHREFDYHNSIYNCNFDSLHYVLTKHVGLTTKFLFECRMCSTRAYISAEPVEAKNLSISESIVATTNSTGIEYSQLIEILNSTNVQFMTEWQTQDTEVSNFEKAAEAEMKVAGKEEKRLAILRGDVTNGVPYIPVVANGTWIKRPHRSGKHDSLSGLSVIVGFHTQKVLFAAVRNKYCTVCNVAERKNEIPKEHQCFKNEESNQSSSNIESSAIAEGFIRSLEMHGLVYSALIVDGDSSVYKKILECNPYDDYYVKKIECTTHLLQNLTNKIKEIAKTKLKSDSKTKMKESSEAKKAIGEWRKVIQGSTLRICTAVVKASQYHMTQDISLSDKVERLRKDMVNIPNHVFGEHTRCAGLGYFCDGIPKEGEKNNVPVLTEIGLFDRIFEAITHLNWHAESLLYNVTRSTMQS; encoded by the coding sequence ATGGGTAAAAGTGGTCACAAAGGGCATGGTAGATACTGGTTATCCGTGAAACCACCGAGTCGAAAACGCAAATTCCGCGAACGCAGAAATAGATTGAAGGCACATGCAGTAGCACTATCAACGGTATGCCAAGACAATGTGCATCTTGTGAATAAGCAGGTCGCAAATGAGTGTAACATATCAGGTACGGCGCCTCAAAGTTCCGAGTCTGccgatttaaaatttcaattagaTTTATATGATCAAAATATCATGGATAATCAATTGAAGGATGTTGTCGCTGGAGAAATAGTCGTGAATCGCATAGATGACGCCTACATGGTAGTCATGGAAGAAGAACCTCAGGAACAGGCGACTCATCAACGTGAGAAAACTTCAAGGAAATGTACGCACGGTGCTGAAATGCAACAGGGAACGGATGAAACTGGAGACATTCGATCAAGACTATACGACAATAATATATGGCAGGTAGATAACAGTTGTGATGGGAGTTTCACAGATTTTATAGTTAAACCGGCACATGTAGATGAAGCTGATATCCAAAATCCAGGTACTCGACACACTATTGATTTAAAATACATGCTCTCTGAGTTGCACAGGGAATTTGACTATCataattcaatttacaattgcAACTTTGATTCTCTACACTATGTATTGACAAAGCATGTAGGTCTGACGACAAAGTTTCTTTTTGAATGTAGAATGTGTTCGACACGAGCATACATTTCAGCGGAGCCCGTCGAAGCAAAAAACCTTTCGATTAGTGAGAGTATAGTAGCTACAACAAATTCTACCGGGATAGAATATTCTCAACTAATAGAGATTCTTAATTCGACAAATGTTCAGTTCATGACCGAATGGCAGACTCAGGATACAgaagtttcaaatttcgaaaaagcaGCTGAAGCAGAAATGAAAGTAGCCGgcaaggaagaaaaaaggcTCGCAATTCTGCGTGGTGATGTGACGAATGGAGTGCCGTACATCCCAGTTGTAGCAAATGGAACTTGGATAAAAAGGCCACATAGATCTGGAAAACATGATTCGCTGTCTGGTCTTAGTGTTATTGTCGGCTTCCATACTCAAAAAGTTCTATTTGCAGCAGTTCGAAACAAGTACTGCACAGTTTGTAATGTGGCtgaaagaaagaacgagatTCCCAAAGAACACCAATGCTTCAAAAATGAAGAGAGTAATCAGAGCTCTTCCAATATAGAAAGCAGTGCAATCGCTGAAGGATTTATACGAAGTTTGGAAATGCACGGACTAGTATATTCTGCACTGATAGTGGATGGCGACAGCAGCgtctacaaaaaaattctggagTGCAACCCATATGATGACTATTACGTGAAGAAAATTGAGTGCACGACCCATCTGTTACAAAATCTTACCAACAAGATCAAAGAAATTGCTAAAACTAAATTGAAATCcgattcaaaaacaaaaatgaaggAATCGTCAGAAGCTAAGAAAGCTATCGGAGAATGGCGAAAAGTTATCCAAGGTAGTACACTAAGAATTTGCACGGCTGTGGTAAAGGCAAGCCAGTACCATATGACTCAAGATATCTCGTTGTCTGACAAAGTAGAACGTCTGAGAAAAGACATGGTCAATATTCCAAATCATGTGTTTGGTGAACACACGCGATGCGCTGGATTAGGATACTTCTGTGATGGTATTCCGAAAGAaggcgaaaaaaataatgtgccAGTTTTGACTGAAATAGGATTGTTCGATAGGATTTTTGAAGCGATTACACACCTGAATTGGCATGCCGAGAGTTTGCTATACAACGTCACCAGAAGCACTATGCAAAGCTAG
- the LOC124181950 gene encoding uncharacterized protein LOC124181950 isoform X2, translated as MVVMEEEPQEQATHQREKTSRKCTHGAEMQQGTDETGDIRSRLYDNNIWQVDNSCDGSFTDFIVKPAHVDEADIQNPGTRHTIDLKYMLSELHREFDYHNSIYNCNFDSLHYVLTKHVGLTTKFLFECRMCSTRAYISAEPVEAKNLSISESIVATTNSTGIEYSQLIEILNSTNVQFMTEWQTQDTEVSNFEKAAEAEMKVAGKEEKRLAILRGDVTNGVPYIPVVANGTWIKRPHRSGKHDSLSGLSVIVGFHTQKVLFAAVRNKYCTVCNVAERKNEIPKEHQCFKNEESNQSSSNIESSAIAEGFIRSLEMHGLVYSALIVDGDSSVYKKILECNPYDDYYVKKIECTTHLLQNLTNKIKEIAKTKLKSDSKTKMKESSEAKKAIGEWRKVIQGSTLRICTAVVKASQYHMTQDISLSDKVERLRKDMVNIPNHVFGEHTRCAGLGYFCDGIPKEGEKNNVPVLTEIGLFDRIFEAITHLNWHAESLLYNVTRSTMQS; from the coding sequence ATGGTAGTCATGGAAGAAGAACCTCAGGAACAGGCGACTCATCAACGTGAGAAAACTTCAAGGAAATGTACGCACGGTGCTGAAATGCAACAGGGAACGGATGAAACTGGAGACATTCGATCAAGACTATACGACAATAATATATGGCAGGTAGATAACAGTTGTGATGGGAGTTTCACAGATTTTATAGTTAAACCGGCACATGTAGATGAAGCTGATATCCAAAATCCAGGTACTCGACACACTATTGATTTAAAATACATGCTCTCTGAGTTGCACAGGGAATTTGACTATCataattcaatttacaattgcAACTTTGATTCTCTACACTATGTATTGACAAAGCATGTAGGTCTGACGACAAAGTTTCTTTTTGAATGTAGAATGTGTTCGACACGAGCATACATTTCAGCGGAGCCCGTCGAAGCAAAAAACCTTTCGATTAGTGAGAGTATAGTAGCTACAACAAATTCTACCGGGATAGAATATTCTCAACTAATAGAGATTCTTAATTCGACAAATGTTCAGTTCATGACCGAATGGCAGACTCAGGATACAgaagtttcaaatttcgaaaaagcaGCTGAAGCAGAAATGAAAGTAGCCGgcaaggaagaaaaaaggcTCGCAATTCTGCGTGGTGATGTGACGAATGGAGTGCCGTACATCCCAGTTGTAGCAAATGGAACTTGGATAAAAAGGCCACATAGATCTGGAAAACATGATTCGCTGTCTGGTCTTAGTGTTATTGTCGGCTTCCATACTCAAAAAGTTCTATTTGCAGCAGTTCGAAACAAGTACTGCACAGTTTGTAATGTGGCtgaaagaaagaacgagatTCCCAAAGAACACCAATGCTTCAAAAATGAAGAGAGTAATCAGAGCTCTTCCAATATAGAAAGCAGTGCAATCGCTGAAGGATTTATACGAAGTTTGGAAATGCACGGACTAGTATATTCTGCACTGATAGTGGATGGCGACAGCAGCgtctacaaaaaaattctggagTGCAACCCATATGATGACTATTACGTGAAGAAAATTGAGTGCACGACCCATCTGTTACAAAATCTTACCAACAAGATCAAAGAAATTGCTAAAACTAAATTGAAATCcgattcaaaaacaaaaatgaaggAATCGTCAGAAGCTAAGAAAGCTATCGGAGAATGGCGAAAAGTTATCCAAGGTAGTACACTAAGAATTTGCACGGCTGTGGTAAAGGCAAGCCAGTACCATATGACTCAAGATATCTCGTTGTCTGACAAAGTAGAACGTCTGAGAAAAGACATGGTCAATATTCCAAATCATGTGTTTGGTGAACACACGCGATGCGCTGGATTAGGATACTTCTGTGATGGTATTCCGAAAGAaggcgaaaaaaataatgtgccAGTTTTGACTGAAATAGGATTGTTCGATAGGATTTTTGAAGCGATTACACACCTGAATTGGCATGCCGAGAGTTTGCTATACAACGTCACCAGAAGCACTATGCAAAGCTAG